CAAGAACCTCAAGGACTTCTCCGAGAACAACGACTCGACCACCTGATCGATTCGTCTCGTCTGATTTCGAGCGGCTCCCCGGGCGACCGGGGGGCCGTTTTCACTTTAAGCTGCGAGCTTCGAGCTGCGAGTTCTGGGGCTGAAAGCTGAAAGCTGAAAGCTGACAGCTGATAGCTATGAGCTCCCGGGTCGAAGAAGCACCGAGGTGCGAATCAGCAACGCCCGAGCTCGCAGCCCGATCACGGCAGCTCGACCGGGGCGCAGGTGCTCACGCCCGCCCCGACGATCAGGTAGGGCACGTCCTGCAGGAGCGGCGTGACCTGCCCGGCCTGGGTCGAGTCGAGGAGCAGCACCTGGGTGTTCAGGCCGAAGCCGTCGTCGGTGGTGACGAAGATGTAGAAGCGGCCGCCCCAGTGGGCGAAGGCCCAGGCCATCACGTCGCCGGAGAGGTTGGGCAGGGCCCAGCTCTGGCCGTTCACGCCGGTGCCGGTCCCGATCTCCGCCACGTAGGTGCTGGTGGTGCCCGGGAAGTAGCCGTAGAGCTCGGCGCTGCCGGTGCCGGTCAGCTCGGGGCCGTACTCGCCCGCGGCGAAGGGGCCGACGGTGCGGGCCTGGAGGGTCGCCGGATCGATCGCCCCGATGGTGCCGGTGCCCGAGCCGTCCGCCGCGCCGCCGGCGACGAAGAGGGTCTCGTCCGGGGAGCCCGGCGCGTCGGCGACGAAGCCCATGCCGAAGAGCTCGTAGCCCCCCGTCCCCGGGACCCAGGCCTTCCGGGTGCAAGCAGAGGGGTCGGCGGTGTCCACCGCGAAGATCTCGCCGCTGGTGTAGAGCACCCAGGCCTGGCCCTCGCGATCCACCGACATGGAGAAGGGCTGGCCGGCCCCGCTGCCCCACGCCGGCAGGGAGGCGGCGGCGTTGCAGGTGAGGGTGCCGAGGAGCTGGAAGGTGTTCGCGCCGCCCGCGGGATCGAAGGAGAGCAGCTCGTTCGCGTCGTCGACCACATAGATCAGCCCGGAGCCGGCCGCGCAGCCGTTGGAGACGCACTGCCCGTTCTGGCACTCGGCGATGCCGCAGGCCTCGGTGAGGGCGCCGATGCTCCCGTCGGCGTTGCAGGCGTGGACGTCGCCGCCGGAGCAGACGCCGCTCCCGGCGGGGTTGCAGTCGACGCAGCCCAGGTCCGGGAGGCAGCGCTGGGGGGCGCCGCAGGTCTCCTGATCGACGAAGACGCCGTCCTGGCAGACATGGAAGTCGTAGGCCACGCAGCGGGTCTCGCCCGCGCTGCAGTTGGTGGCGCCGCCGTCACTCGTCCCGCCGCCGTCGCCGCCCGTCCCACCGTCGGAGCCGTCCCCTCCTCCCCCGCCGGAGGGGCAGGCGGTGAGGAGCGTGGCGAGGGCGAGCAGGGCGAGCTTCTTCATGGGGTCCTCCAGCGCAGAGCGGGGACCCTAGCATCGGCTGCGAGCTGCGAGCTACGAGCTGCGAGCTGCGAGCTGCGAGCTGCGAGCAACAAGGTCTCCAGCCGCAGACCCGCGAGGCAACGAGCTCGTAGCTCATGGCTCGTAGCTCACAGCCCGATCACCCCTCCCATCGCGGCACGATCGCCAGCGTGCTCGAGGCACTACCGGCCATCGCCGGAACCGCGGTGCTCGAGTGCTGGCCCCCCATCCAGCGCCAGGGGTCCTCGATGCGCACCGGCTTCCCGTCGCGGGTGAGGAGGAAGGCGACGTCGTAGCAGCCGCGCCCGTCGAGCTCGAGGGTGCGGAAGGCCGCCGCGGCGAGGATCGGCCCGTCGCCGGGGGGCCGCACGTGGATCCGCCGCTGCCGGCGGCCCTCGGCCTCGAGGGTGTAGTAGCCGGTGAGGGGGATCAGCCCGCGCCGCCAGCCCCTCGCCCGGGGGCTGTGGAGGAAGCGCTGGAGGGAGGCGGTGAAGCGCCCCGCCCCCGGTCGTCCCAGGAGCATGGTGGTGACGAAGGGATCGCCCGAGATGCAGTAGGCCAGCTGGCCGGTGGAGATCACCGCCCGCGGCTCGAGCCGGACCCGGGCGCGGAGCTCGGGGAGGAGCTGCTGGAGGGTGGGGAGGGTGAGGGATTGGGAGATCGCGTCCATGCAACCAACTTAGATCCGCCCCCTGACACTCCGGCTGCGGGGTCGGGCCGGGGGAAAAGCCGTGCACGAGCACGTGCACGTACACGTGCACGGGTTCTCCCCGGAGCCGGGGTCGGTCCTGGGGTACGATGGCCCCATGCGCTGGGGACTCTGGCTTCTCCCGATCCTGCTCCTCCTACCGGCAACCGCCCGACCGGATGAACCTCCCCCCTCCCCCCTCCAAAATCACCACCAGAAGATCCTCGCCTTCGCCCTCGAGGCCGACGGCGTGGATCCGGTGCTGGCCAGGAACCTCACCCGCCTCTTCACCTTCAGCCTCCGCCAGACCCTCCCCGACCGGGAGGTGGTGGGGCAGTGGGAGGTCCGCGACCTGCTGGCCCTCGAGGGGCAGAAGCAGCTGCTGGGCTGCGAGGAGGAGGGGGGCTGCCTGGCGGACATCGCCGGCTCCCTCGGCGCCCAGGTCCTGGCCACCGGCGCCATCGGGCGGATCGGCAACCGCTACCTGGTCGATCTGCGGCTGATCGACGTGGCCGAGGCGAAGATCCTCCGCCAGGTCTCCGAGCAGGTGCTCGGCGACGAGGAGATGGCGGCCGAGGCGGTGAGCCAGCTCGCCGCGAACCTCGCCGATCCCTCCCGCCCCGTCGGTCAGGGCCTCCTGCAGGTCCAGGGGCGGGGCGAGGTCAGCCTCGACGGCGAGCCCGTCGGCGCAGCCCCCCTCCAGCGCCTGGCGGTGAGCTCGGGCCACCACACCCTCCTCTGGCAGCCGAAGGACTCCCCCCGCCCCACCGGCGAGCGGCAGCTGCGGGTCGACCCCTACACCCTGGTCGAGGTCCTCCCCGAGCCACGGCAGGTGGAGTGGGACCTCAAGGCGATCTACGCCAGCGATGGCATCGGCACCTCGCCCGGCGTGCAGCTCAACCGGAAGGTCGACGGCGCCACCACCAACACCGACACCCAGACCTCGGTGGTCTACCGCTCGCGCATCGGCTGGATGTTCCCGATGGGGGTGGGCCTCCACATCAGCCACCAGCTGGAGGCGGGCTCGGTCGCCATGGACCTCTGGTCCCTCGGCGTGGGCTACCGCTTCGGCGGCAAGCTCCGCTTCCACCAGGCCCTCGATCTCGCCACCGGGACGGTCTACCACCTCGAGGGGCTGCTGGGCGCGAGCTCCTCCGACGACAGCGCTCCGGCCAACGGCGTCATCTCCACCTCGGAGGTGACCTACACCCTCGACCGCTACCTCGAGCTGGGCCTCTCGCTGGGCATCACCTGGGGCGCCGTCGATCTGGGCAACGACAACCGCCTGGCCATCACCTCGGGGAGCCTGATCCTCATGGCCGGCCTCCCCCCCTGGACCCCGAAGGGGCCGCCCCAGCAGAACTTCTACGAGAGCCCCTGGTTCTGGACCGCGGCGGGGGCCGGCCTGACCGGCTTCATCCTCTCGGGGCTGCTGCTCAACCCCCTGCGCGGGCTGACCACCACCGAGCCCTGACGCGGGGCGAGGAAGGGGGAGGCGATCCGCTGCGGATCTTTTCTGCTCGATGCGGTAGATGCAGGCCATGCCTTCCTTCGACATCGTCAGCAAGGTGGACCGGCAGGAGCTCGACAACGCCCTGAACCAGGCCCGCAAGGAGATCTCCCAGCGCTACGACTTCAAGGGCACCGATGCCGCCATCGAGTCCTCGGAGAAGGGCCTCATCCTCAAGGCCAACTCCGAGGGCCGGGTCGACGCCATCTGGGAGGTCCTCCTGGGCCGCCTGGTGCGGCGGGGCCTGGCCCCCGAGGCCTTCACCCGCGGCAAGCACGAGGCCGTCGGCACCCGGGGCGCTCGCCAGACGATCTCGATCCAGGAGGGCATCCCCGAGGACGCCGCCAAGAAGATCACCAAGCTGATCAAGGGCTCGAAGCTGAAGGTCCAGGCCGCCATCCAGGGCGACGTGGTCCGCATCACCGGCAAGAAGCGCGACGACCTGCAGGCCGCGATGCAGCTCCTCAAGGGCGAGCAGCTCGAGATCGCGATGCAGTTCGTGAACTTCCGCGACTGAGCCTGGCCCCGGCCTACGGGGCGTAGGTGTAGGTCAACGCCGCCAACGCATCGATGGCCGGCACCTCGACCTCCTCGCCCACCGCCGGGAGCTCGAAGGGGACGTAGCCGTCGGCGCTCCACACGACCCACACCCGGTCGGCCTGCTCGAGGGCGTCGTCGAAGGTCGCGCGAACGGCGGTCGGGAGGCCCCTCTCGTCGACCGCCTCCATGACGAGCCGGACCCCCTCGATCGAGAAGGGCTCCCCCGCCCGGAAGGGCCGATCCGGATCCAGCATCACCGTCTCGTAGCCCGAGTCGAAGAAGGCCCCCTCGGTGGTGAGCCGGAGGGTCCGCTCGTCGACCCGGCTGACCACCAGCGCGCTCATCCCCGTACTCAGGGTGATGATCCGCTCCGGGGGAGACAGGCCGAGCCCCTCGCGGACCATCCCGGCGTGGGTCGTCCAGAAGAAGTCGAGGCCGTGCAGGATGACGAGGGTCCGGCCGCGAAGCTCCCCGACCCGATCGAGCGAGCGGAAGGCGCTGGTGATCGGCGCCTGGATCTCGTGGGGCTGGTAGGTGCGGAAGGGCTTCGCGAGGGGCGAGAGGACGAGGTGGAAGAGGACCAGCGAGCCGATGAGCAGGCGCGACCTCCGGCGAGCCCAGAACGCCTCGAGGCCCGGCGCCGGGTGGCGGGCGATCAGCTGGGCGATGAGCCCCATCCCGCCGAGGGTCGCCGCGATCAGGTTGCGGTCGGAGGCCTGCGCGGCGCAGGCGGGCAGCAGACTCAAGACCGTGGCGGTGGCCCAGAAGGCGGCGAGGCGGTCGGTCTTCAGGAGCCGCCAGAGGATCGCCACGAAGAGCAGGACGCCGCCCCCGACGATCAGCGTCAGGATCGGCAGGGCCTGGGGGGGCACATAGGCGAAGAAGTCCGACTGCACCGGCGTGAGCAGGCCCTGCAGCAGCCGGGGGAGGCGCTCGGCGGCGGACGCGAGGTAGCGCAGGGGATCCCGCACCGGATCCACGTAGTAGCCCGAGCGGCCCGCGCCGTAGCCGAGGAGATCGTAGGCGACCCGCCACAGCACGCAGACCAGCGCGGCAGGCGCGAGGGTGGCGAGGCGGCGAGTCCATCGGCCGCGCTCGAGGAAGAGCGCGTAGGAGAAGAGGTAGGCGGTGATCGCCAGGGCGGTCTCGCCGGCCAGCAGGCCGAGGGCGAGGGCGAGGGGGGCCAGCCAGGCGCCCGGCCGCCAGCCCTCCCGCCGCCACCGGAGGTGGGCGAGGAGCGCGAGGAGGGCGAAGACCAGGGAGACCAGGGCCTGCCGGTTGGCGATCCAGCCCACCGTGAAGCCGTGGGTGTCGTCGATGGCGTAGAGGAGCGCGGCGAGGGCGGCCAGCTCGGGGGTCGGCATCACCTTCCGGTAGAGGAGGCCGGCCAGCAGGACCAGCGCCGCGTACCAGAGGAGCGAGTGGGCGTGGGCGATCGCCGGGCTGTCGCGCCAGAGGGCGTGGTCGAGGGCGAGGGTGAGCGAGGAGAGGGGCCGCATCAGCCGGGCGTCGAAGCCGTGGGTGGCGTGCCAGGGCAGCCGGCCGGCGTCGCAGGCGACCTGCCGGTGCTCGGCCGCGGGTGGGATGCGGTAGAGGTCGAGGGGGCTGCGCGCCAGGTCGGGGGGCGCGTCCTCGGCCTGCATGGCGAGGTGGAGGAAGTCGTCGAGGACCCGGCCGCCGCCGAGGGCCGGCAGCGAGAGCACCACCGCGAGGGCGACCGCCCACGCCAGGCTGACCCGGCGAACCACGCCAGCGACGAGTCTGGTGGAGAGCGACATCACTCCTCCCGGCAGGAAGTGAAGACCAGCGAGACGTCAGTCTACCGCGGACCGGCTGGCGCTTGGGGGCGCGCGGGGAGCGGGGCCGGGCGCGTGCTCGGGGACCGACTCAGAACGCGTTGGCCGGGCCCAGGTAGAGGGGCGGCCCGCGGAACGCGGCGTCGAGGAGGTCGGCGGCCTTCTCGCTGCCCTTGCTTCCTTCGATGAGGCCCATCGCCAGCAGGCGGCGGGCGGCGCCCTGGCCGGCGTGGATCTGCGCCAGGCAATCGATGGAGAGGTGCAGGCGCTCCTTCACCCGGCGGCCGCGCGCGAGGCGCGCTCCCTCGGGACCGAAGGTGAGGTCGAAGTCGCCGCACTGATCCTCGAAAACCGGATCCTCGATGCGCAGCCCCACCCTCCCCCGCACGCCGTTGAGGGCCGGCGCGGGGTGCTCGGCCAGGGCGTCGGCGAGGCGGACCAGGCGCAGCATGGCGCCCCCGCCCACGAAGCCGGCGGGGCTCATCGGCCCGAGGCCGGCGGGCTGCCCGACGATCCCGCGGTGGCGCGAGACCAGGAGGGCGTCCCCCGGGGGGAGGACCAGCTCGACGGCGGTGTACTGCTCACCGAGGGCCTCGAGGGCGCCCAGGAGGCCGCGGTGGGCGGCGGGGCGCTCGGCGCGCAGCTCGACCACCCGGCAGAGCTGATGCGGGAAGGAGGGCTGGTCGGGCACCTCGAAGAGGAGGTAGCCGTCGACCTTCCCGGTGCCCGGATCCACGTGGACCAGCTGCTCGGGAGCCCGCGAGAGCACCCTCATCTTCCACCACCAGGCCGTGCGCTTCAGCTGCCCGGTGGTGCCCGCCCGCTTGCGCTCGTAGAGGGCGCGAATCGCCGGCAGGTCCCGGGCGGTCGCCCGGCGGACGTTCGTGCGCTCGGGCGAGGCGGGCAGCTGGCCAGGCGCGACCCGCAGGTGATCGCCGGCCTCGACCTCGCCGTAGCCGAACTTCCGGTAGAAGGACTCGCGGAAGGCGTAGAGCATCGAGAGCGCCACCTTCCGCCGCCGGATGTGGTGGAGGACGTCGTGCATCAGGGCCTCGGCCACCCCCCGGCGCCGGAACTCGGGCAGCACCACCACCGCGGCGATCCCGGCGAGGGGCCGATCCGCACCGCAGAGGCTCATCTGCAGGCGCAGGGCCGTGGCGTGGCCGGCGATCGTTCCCCCGATCGTCGCCACCCGGGTGTCGGCGAGGCGCCGGTGGGGGTGCTCCTCGTAGTAGCGCTCCCAGCGCGCCTGCTCCCCCAGCTGGAAGCTCCCCCGGGCGACGCGGGCCAGGGCCTTCTTCTCGTTCTTGCGCGAGGCGCGCAGCTTCGGGGCCGTCGAGGAGGAGCTCGCCATGGCCCGTGCATAGCATGCCGCGTGGTACCCTGGAGCCTCCATGCCCCCCCGTCTCCGGAGCCTGCTGAAGGCGTTCAGTCTCGTCCTCCTCCTGCTGCCGGGGGCGGCCCGGGCCTGGACGCCCTTCGCGACCTGCGGTGCCACCGACAGCCACTGGAGCACCCTCCCGGTGTCCTACCGGATCCACCAGGCGGGCTCGGCCGACCTCCCCTTCGCCACCGCCGAGGCCCGCATCGCCGACGCCTGGGCCGAGTGGGCGCGGCCCTGCTGCAGCGACTGGTCGGTGAGCTACGGCGGGACCACCACCGTGCGGGCCAACGACTCGTCTCCCCTCCACGTCCTCTCCTGGGAGGAGAACAGCTGGCCCAGCTCGCTGGGCAACGTGAACTCCACCATCGGCGTGGCGATGATGGTCTACGGGATGGGCTGCGAGTTCTCGGGCGGGGACATCCTCTTCAACGGCGTGGGCTTCATCTGGACCGACGGCAGCCCCGGCCTGGGCGGCCGCGTCGATCTCCAGAGCATCGCCACCCACGAGGGCGGCCACTTCCTGGGGCTGGGCCACACCAACGTGTCGGCGGCCACGATGTACCCGGTCTACGACAACGGGATCGCCCAGCGCAGCCTGGACGCCGACGACGAGGCCGGGGTCTGCAGCCTCTACAACCGCAGCTGCGGTGAGATCGCGTGCGAGAACGGCGTAGACGACGACGGCGACGGCGCCACCGACTGCGTGGACTCCGACTGCAACGGCCGGGCCTGCGACGGCCTCGGGCGCACCTGCAGCGGCGGCGCCTGCGTCTGCCCGGGCGGCGGCACGGAGGCCGCCTGTACCGACGGCCTCGACGAGGACTGCGACGGGCTGACCGACTGCGCCGACGCCAACTGCGACGGCGCCTCCTGCGGCAGCGGCGCCCTCTGCCAGGGCGGCGTCTGCAACTGCCCGGGCGGCGAGACGAGCGAGAGCTCCTGCGGCGACGGCGCCGACAACGACTGCGACGGCTTCACCGACTGCCTGGACAACGACTGCACCGGGGTGACCTGCGCCGCGAACGGGAGGTGGTGCTCGGGCGGCGCCTGCGTCTGCTCCTGGGGCGAGACCGCCGAGTCGAACTGCGTCGATACGGTGGACACGGACTGCGACGGCTTCACGGACTGCGCCGACAGCGACTGCGCGGGCGTGAGCTGCGGAGGCGGGGGCGCCACCTGCACCGGCGGGGTCTGCGACTGCCCCGGAGGCGAGGCCACCGAGACGACCTGCGGCGACGGGCAGGACAACGACTGCGACGGCTGGCCCGACTGCCAGGACAACGACTGCCTCGGCGTGACCTGCGGCCCCTTCGGGGTCTGGTGCTCGGGGGGCGCCTGCGTCTGCTCCTGGGGCGAGACCAGCGAGTCCTCCTGCGGCGACGGCATCGACTCGGACTGTGACGGCGCCACCGACTGCCAGGACACCGACTGCGCCGAGGGCGCGGTCTGCGGGGCCAACGGCCGGGTCTGCGCCGGCGGCGCCTGCGTCTGTCCGGGGGGCGCCTCGCCCGAGATCGACTGCGGCAACGGCGTCGACGACGACTGCGACGGCGCCCGGGACTGCCTCGATGCGGACTGCGGCGGTGAGACCTGCGGCGCCAACGGCCGCTGGTGCTCGGGCGGCAGCTGCGCCTGCCCCTGGGGCGAGAGCTTCGAGTCGAGCTGCAGCGACGGCATCGACTCGGACTGCGATGGCTACACCGACTGCGACGACACGAACTGCAGCGGCCAGGCCTGCGCGGCCAACGGCTGGATCTGCTCGAGCGGCCTCTGCGTCTGCCCGGGCGGGCAGAGCAACGAGACCTCCTGCACCGGCGGCGGCGACGAGGACTGCGACGGGCTCGTCGACTGCGCCGATCCCGACTGCGACGCCCTCGGCTGCGGCGACGAGGGGCAGGTCTGCAGCGGGGGCGCCTGCACCTGCAGCGGCGGGGAGGCCAGCGAGGTGTCCTGCTTTGACGGCAGCGACAACGACTGCGACGGCGCCACCGACTGCGTGGACGGCGACTGCCTGGGCCAGGCCTGCGGCGCCAACGGGCGGGTCTGCAGCGGCGTCTCCTGCGTCTGCCCCGGGGGCGAGCCCACCGAGGCGAGCTGCGACGACTCGGCCGACAACGACTGCGACGGCCTCGTCGACTGCGCCGATCCCCACTGCGACCTCGGCGCCTGCGGCGCGAACGGCCGGGTCTGCCTCGGCGGCGCCTGCGCCTGCCCCGGGGGCCAGGCCAGCGAGACCTCCTGCGGAGACGGCAGCGACAACGACTGCGACGGCGCCGTCGACTGCGCCGACCCCGACTGCCAGGCGGCCGCCTGCGGGCCCAACGGCCGGGTCTGCGCCGCCGGCGTCTGCGGCTGCCCGGGCGGCGAGGCCCAGGAGCAGAGCTGCGACAACGGCCTGGACGACGACTGCGACGGCGCCACCGACTGCGCCGACCCCGACTGCAACACCGACCCCTGCGGCGCGA
This is a stretch of genomic DNA from Deltaproteobacteria bacterium. It encodes these proteins:
- a CDS encoding GNAT family N-acetyltransferase, with the translated sequence MASSSSTAPKLRASRKNEKKALARVARGSFQLGEQARWERYYEEHPHRRLADTRVATIGGTIAGHATALRLQMSLCGADRPLAGIAAVVVLPEFRRRGVAEALMHDVLHHIRRRKVALSMLYAFRESFYRKFGYGEVEAGDHLRVAPGQLPASPERTNVRRATARDLPAIRALYERKRAGTTGQLKRTAWWWKMRVLSRAPEQLVHVDPGTGKVDGYLLFEVPDQPSFPHQLCRVVELRAERPAAHRGLLGALEALGEQYTAVELVLPPGDALLVSRHRGIVGQPAGLGPMSPAGFVGGGAMLRLVRLADALAEHPAPALNGVRGRVGLRIEDPVFEDQCGDFDLTFGPEGARLARGRRVKERLHLSIDCLAQIHAGQGAARRLLAMGLIEGSKGSEKAADLLDAAFRGPPLYLGPANAF
- a CDS encoding YajQ family cyclic di-GMP-binding protein, which translates into the protein MPSFDIVSKVDRQELDNALNQARKEISQRYDFKGTDAAIESSEKGLILKANSEGRVDAIWEVLLGRLVRRGLAPEAFTRGKHEAVGTRGARQTISIQEGIPEDAAKKITKLIKGSKLKVQAAIQGDVVRITGKKRDDLQAAMQLLKGEQLEIAMQFVNFRD